One genomic region from Podarcis raffonei isolate rPodRaf1 chromosome 16, rPodRaf1.pri, whole genome shotgun sequence encodes:
- the LOC128404372 gene encoding extracellular matrix protein 1-like — MKMLVLFLASWLVLAQSATLAPEVIELGKPILQEEIPPAEIPREVLLQRTLDNDELGEFDLPLLVNGEPQTRLSSPLSPRGRRPSCSSAFGCTRLPPRYRLDEFPPAQPNISNIGNICNEGRKKLYYGPWNVPQTGFGHLSRQGDALNNMESGVGQCCKLSDSEKLPCCQSVWSDVLEQFCDTEFSIKTRPYHCCMLEGASRDRCFDEDSLFPNYDFKSSDGQGPSQPVTCSNPSRCKPSEQVNPLKLLEVTFPPGEPTSANIKNICKLRKFRPTYLASIFPKSHFGWLVRRAQAVNRLENVFKKCCRKEDASCARKGWEKVLTQYCKQEFSVKTRPHFCCKVPAGEARYGCFANLAPYPAYDQEIQQVNLGQVTPDLLDSLCGQFTLLTKQKNIPALVQNITEPCCKLQGSERTQCAEDVKSQFIVALCSSQKKTWKDPKKCCSQLEGEARSNCFNANYLNNVSLASSVQITRPTVPSV; from the exons ATGAAGATGCTGGTCCTTTTCCTGGCCTCTTGGCTAGTCCTGGCGCAATCCGCCACTCTTGCGCCCGAAG TTATTGAACTTGGGAAGCCAATTCTCCAAGAGGAAATCCCTCCGGCCGAGATCCCACGGGAGGTTCTGCTTCAGAGGACGCTAGATAATGATGAACTGGGAG aGTTTGATCTCCCGCTGCTAGTCAATGGGGAGCCCCAGACACGGTTATCCTCTCCTCTCAGCCCAAGGGGCAGGAGGCCCAGCTGCAGCAGTGCCTTCGGGTGCACCCGGCTCCCCCCTCGCTACAGACTGGACGAATTCCCACCTGCCCAACCTAACATCAGTAATATTGGCAACATCTGcaatgaagggaggaagaagctcTACTACGGGCCCTGGAATGTGCCCCAGACGGGTTTCGGTCACCTCAGTCGCCAGGGAGATGCCCTCAACAACATGGAGTCCGGGGTGGGCCAGTGCTGCAAGCTGTCCGACAGCGAGAAGCTCCCTTGCTGCCAGAGTGTG TGGTCAGATGTTCTGGAGCAGTTCTGCGACACGGAATTCTCGATAAAGACCAGGCCTTACCACTGCTGCATGCTGGAAGGTGCCAGCCGGGATCGCTGCTTTGACGAGGATTCCCTTTTCCCGAATTATGACTTCAAGAGCTCTGATGGTCAAGGTCCATCACAGCCAGTCACCTGCAGCAATCCTTCCCGGTGCAAACCCTCGGAGCAGGTCAACCCACTGAAGCTTCTAGAGGTCACCTTTCCTCCTGGAGAGCCCACCAGCGCCAACATCAAAAATATTTGCAAGCTGCGTAAATTCCGGCCCACCTACCTGGCCAGCATCttcccaaagtcacattttggctGGTTGGTGCGCCGAGCTCAGGCTGTGAACCGCTTGGAAAATGTGTTTAAGAAATGTTGCCGAAAAGAGGATGCCAGCTGTGCCCGCAAAGGG TGGGAAAAGGTTCTGACCCAGTACTGCAAACAGGAGTTCTCTGTGAAGACCAGGCCACACTTCTGCTGTAAAGTCCCTGCAGGGGAGGCCCGCTATGGTTGCTTTGCCAATTTGGCTCCATACCCCGCCTACGACCAGgaaattcaacaggtcaaccTCGGTCAGGTCACCCCAGACCTCCTGGACTCGCTCTGTGGCCAATTCACGCTTCTCACCAAGCA GAAAAACATCCCTGCTTTGGTCCAGAACATCACAGAACCCTGCTGCAAGTTGCAGGGCAGTGAGAGGACACAGTGTGCTGAGGATGTG AAATCCCAGTTCATTGTGGCACTCTGCAGCTCCCAGAAGAAAACGTGGAAAGACCCCAAGAAATGTTGTTCCCAGTTGGAGGGCGAGGCCCGCAGCAACTGCTTCAACGCCAACTACCTGAACAACGTGTCTCTCGCCAGTTCCGTGCAGATCACCCGCCCAACGGTGCCGTCCGTGTGA